aattcgattcaattgtatattccttgtcaagtctcttttgtctttctctctttctcattttgtaCAAATTCAAagtgtatataatcgttctatacacttataataatacaattctttttatacacttcattattatacagttctctgcccaagtgtctttctctttcttattttatataatttgcttcaactgtatatgtatagcgaattatatagtttctatgtttgttatggaacGCAATTATTCAAACTTTGTTatagtatacaaatataaattttttatttgttatatgtgaaagttgccctttatTAAACGACGTTTGGCAAAAAACTAACTTTTTTGTGGCGAGGTGGTGGTCAAGGAGTGGAGTTAGTATAATTTTCcctttataaaatttgtttttccattaaaaaaaattactttttataatattttaattagccAAATGTAGAAGAGTTTGAAATTctataccaaacacaccctacaACGACGCTTGCCATCGTTGAAAAGAACATAAATTGGTGaccactattttttttaaagaattctCATCATGTTTTAAGATCATAATTTGCCTAACCCAATAAAAGATACTTCAATAAAATGGGcaataaaagttgaaaatattcttATAGCATGTTTTTAGAATAAGATTTCCACGGTTTATGGATGATAGAGATTTGCATgacatttgatatttatttgtGTTCGGTAAAAGTTTATATCTgaataaatatgttaaatatattaaaatcttataaagagtttaaatttattaagatgTTATTCAcatgataaatattataataatttatctcACTGTGTAGTCTGCGTAGACACAAAACAAGTATTATTACAACCCCAAAAACACAACTATCTCCACCACAGTCGAGCACAACTACCATTACGTATAGCGATCATCACAAAATCACTATTGATACACCTACAGTGTAATTAGAATAAATCAAATGTATCGGTTTTTACCATGAATTCAACGGAAAAAGACCTAAAATATTCtcgaagtattggaaatggtacaaaattacccttcatccatcATTGGCTCAAAAAGCCCTTTtcacccacctattggctccaaaaatatcattgtcatccacctttgcgttcaaaataaatcacttatttaacggtttcaaatttaaaccatttgaataattttttaaaatacttggcgctcaacaatttgatataatttaatttattaatatcatttataaaccaacccaatACCCAccaattactaattaaaccccacccaattaataaatcaattctaaTATCAGAATCGccctaaacactactaaaacacgatgaaattacaGATTCCtgaaaaatgacattcaaactTATTCGAGTCTGAATTGAAActccaattaaatttaatttgaaccgcttatttaggaggacgtTTTTAATAGAATTCTCTTTCAAGCttaaattagaattttatgattaaaggtaaagaaataGTACATaacgaattaattcatgcatttttttaaaaaaatatataatttaataaataaaatttcaatacaatttttttaaaaaaagttatctatTAAGTAAcgtcacataattgagacgagtgaataattaagatgaacatagtcagacttttaagtttatccgtaatttttaattagacacttgaattataatatgttttcatCGAGGACTTCTATTTATGATCTACTTCTACAGAcattttcgcctcaaatttCTAGAATTAACAgtactttttctgttgttgcattagtaatgagtcgggtttattaattgggtgtggtttaattagtaatggtgGATAgtagattgatttataaattatattaataagttaaattataccAAATagttaaatgtattaaaaaatatttaaatagtttaaattaaaaatcgttaaataagtgatcaattttgaacccaaaaatgaatgacaaggatattttggagtcaatagctGAATgataagggtattttagagccAATAAGTAGATGGaggataattttgtatcatttgtAATACTTCAAGGATATTTAAAACCCTTTCCGTGAATtcaaactaataattaaattttactattaaaTACTGAATTCTGATAAATCCCTAGATAAATCCGCACTGATATGGTCAAATCTCGACAAGAGTACCAATTAGGTAGGCCAATATGCCATTATGGGCTATGGGCCTTAACCCAACAAATTCTGATTATTACCCGAGTAGGCCCAATAGTTttagaaatggatgatcttGGATACACCTAATTCTTTACAAAAAGATGTGTAACtactatataataaattatgacACTAACAATACAAAGttagtaatatatttataagtatGGTTACCAACAAAACCACCTCTGAGATACAAATTCAAACAGTGGATAAGaagtaattttaataaaattaatatcatcATTACTAATCTGAATATTATTCTATTTAGTACTATTCTTATATACTTTACCTAATAAAAGTTATCGTAAAAGAAATTCTAAGACCATTTGTGTATCGTTCCATTCAATTTTATATCTCACACTAAATTTTCTAATCTAATTTGAAAGTCTCATAAGCAATAGAACTTGAAGAAAGTTGCAATTTTATGTTGAATAATTGAATATATTCGATACAAGCAACATAAAAGGAAGCCTAAAATATCCTCGATTTAACTAAGTATATTATGTTATGTTTCCACAatttattttgacaaataaaaataactattgTCTTTATTTATAACTTAAAGGACCAAAttcttgacaaataaaaataactattgTCTTTATTTATAACTTAAAGGACCAAATTGAACACTTGTAAAAGTTATTAAGGACTATATTCATCATTACCCAAAACTTACACACAGAGCGAGAGAGGGAAAGGGGTAAATTACTCACAGCGCGCCTCaatggaggtttcaacttttttttgaatattcataGGGTTcttacttcttcttctttcttcttctggaTTTCAAATTTTAGCGATTCTTCTTCTCTGATTTATCAATTTCTTCGATCTGCTTCATTGATTCTCGAATCTTATTTGAACAATTTCGCCCTAATTCTTTCATAAAAAGCTTCCTTATTAAGCAATGGTTCGAGCTGTAAAACGCGAACCTGTTGATACTCAGGGTAATGGAGTCAAGACAAGGAGAAATGCTGCAGCAGCGGCAGAGGCAGTGGCGGCAGCAGTAGCAGGCCCTAGCAATAGGAACAACAATAACAGTTCGGTGGAGGAAGAGACTATAGTAGGGCGAAGAGTTCTACGCTCTCATTATCTCAATTTTAAGAATCGGATTTCTGGTAATTTAGTAGTTTCATAATTTTTGCTCCTTTATATGCTTGCattcagtttttttttcttaattgtatGTGTGATTTAATACTCTGTTGCATAACTGAATAGATTCATGACTTATCTAATTAGAATTCAGATATGGAGTTCAGGTATTCAGATAGAACTGAAAGCACTATTGGTGAAATAGTTATAGATAATTATACTATTCATTTGAACAAATATAATGCCAAACGAAAcgaaacaaaaatctaaaatgtAGTATCTTTCTCACTGAAATCCTTGTAGTCTTAGTGTCGTAGAGAATTGtcattttcatcttctttaaATTTGCCTTTTTTATGTCATTTGTTAGCAACTGgttcttacttttttttggaTGAGTTCTAAGACTAGTTTCTGTTGGAGTCAAAAGAgttcaattttgattttatggTGAATATCTCATGTTAGTAAGTTGATTCAATGAATGCAACCGGTGCTGCTGTCTTTTTTGCATAATTaggcaataatatttttgtgtttgttgCAGATGAGAGAGATAATATATCAACAGTTGATTCAGATAGATTTGAGTCAATAATTGAGGAAGTTGAAAGGCTACATCAACAAGGTATTGATTCAAGTCTGGTGCATTGATACTATCTGTGCTGTCTTTAAATGTAGCTCATCTATGCTTGTGTGAGTGAAATTTGTTCACTGAATGCTCCCTCCACAATAAATGAGTGAAACAACTGTTTTTTCTAGAGTTTTGGAAGTACTACTGCAAAAGTTGAAATTTTCGCAGCATGTTATTGCGAAATCTCATGATCCATTTGGCAAAAGAATTAGTGCATTTAAAAAGATGGTTTCTTCAGTAATTGGATTGATAGCCTTCCATTACTTGCTCGCATAACTATGATTGATTTGTTAGTTTAGTCTGTTTCTCAAATCTTTGTTTTATGCTGAGTTAAAAcctgatataaaataaattaagtaaagCTGAGTGTAAGTGGATAATACTTTCCTCAGAAAATGCCTGATAATTTCCTTTAAATTTGGAGCATGAGAAACACACGTTTGATCATTTCCCTCCAACTTTTGATTTGTTTAATTGCTGAGAAATGAAACAAAAGCttattcttttgaatttttaaggTTCACAACCCTGATGACTCATTCACACTATCATGTTTGAATATTCTGAATTCAGTTagaagtttttttcttttttatatatagtacAAAAACCTAGGGAACAGGTCGCCGATGCTGAAGCCTTGCTGGACATCACAAACACACTGGTGACCACTGTAAAGGCACATAGTAATGGAGGCGTGACCCCTTCAGATTTTGTTAGTTGCTTACTTAGGGACTTTGGCCAAGAAGCTGGATCCAGCCGTAGGACAGAAGAGGACGGAAACAATGTGCACTGGTACAATGTTGGTCGTGTAGTCTCTCATGTTTTCAGGGGTGCTCCTGGATGCTGCACTATGTAATTGTTCAATCATCCATATTCTTTCTTGATAGGTACTGTTTTGTCTGTTGAACCAGATGTTAATCTATATTATTTACAGGATTGGACCTATGAATACTGAAATTAAGCAACGCAATCCTGTGGTTCGTAAAAAGCGTGTGATACCAACAGAAAGTGAACACCCAGAGGAGGTATAAATTACAAAGCTCTACACAGCCTTGCTTATTTTGTGGGGAAATTGCTACCCCTTACCAGAAGCTGGAATATATTTTGAGCTAAAACATTTGAAGTACTTTACTCTGATGTTTTCTGTTAGAATAATTGGGTCTATCACTAAAATAGTTTAAGCAAGCATTTTGCTTGGATACTATTATCCTGTAGATTTCCATTGATCAACTATTTCTCTGTATGCAATCGTGTTTATTCATTCTATTTTACATGCTGCTGATTGCAGTTATTTTTCATCTGTAGTTCCTCTGAACTGTATAAACCACTAGCTAACTTTTTCTTACTTTGGCGAAATGAATTGTATCCTAAGATTTCTAGATATGTTTTCAGCTAGATGAACCTGATGGTGAAGGCAAGAC
The sequence above is a segment of the Solanum lycopersicum chromosome 10, SLM_r2.1 genome. Coding sequences within it:
- the LOC101251938 gene encoding non-structural maintenance of chromosomes element 4 homolog A, translated to MVRAVKREPVDTQGNGVKTRRNAAAAAEAVAAAVAGPSNRNNNNSSVEEETIVGRRVLRSHYLNFKNRISDERDNISTVDSDRFESIIEEVERLHQQVQKPREQVADAEALLDITNTLVTTVKAHSNGGVTPSDFVSCLLRDFGQEAGSSRRTEEDGNNVHWYNVGRVVSHVFRGAPGCCTMIGPMNTEIKQRNPVVRKKRVIPTESEHPEELDEPDGEGKTDTDKNMATMFQILRRHKSAKLENLILNRRSFAQTVENLFALSFLIKDGRADITVDDKGCHRVSPRNAPASNAVLSGEVSYNHFVFRFDFQDWKLMLASVAVGDELMPHRNEADIPATSQPASSTVDKEQAVSTTPIRKLSRNRGLVLQEQTVVEDSPENDNSARAAAIRKGKRKLTQD